The Hymenobacter baengnokdamensis genome includes a region encoding these proteins:
- a CDS encoding efflux RND transporter periplasmic adaptor subunit: protein MRPTSFLLSATVAVALTACGGTKDPKAELAKLKADQAATQAKIADLEAKTGAGKTDSASTAVPVSVLKVAPENFAGYLEVQGRVDFDQNSTVSSRAAGTLTSVRVQRGDQVHKGQVLATVDASVLDASIAELRTRLDLARIVYEKQAGLWKQQIGTEIQYLQAKNTYEGLQRNLSTLNQQRAMYNVVAPYSGVVDNVLPKLGETVAPGSPVVQLNSGQGGKVLADVSEAYAGSIKAGDKALVAMPDLGNEEIPSTVRTVSRTISATSRTFTVELRLPADKANRLRPNMVATVRIQNYGHANATVLPVDLVQHDEENAYVLVVAREKGKAVAQKRVIKTGQTYNGKQEILSGLHTGDEVISAGYQNLNDGQTVKIS from the coding sequence ATGCGCCCCACTTCCTTTCTTCTTTCTGCCACCGTTGCCGTTGCTCTTACCGCTTGTGGCGGTACCAAAGACCCCAAGGCCGAGCTAGCCAAGCTCAAGGCCGACCAGGCCGCTACCCAGGCCAAAATAGCCGACCTCGAAGCCAAAACCGGGGCGGGCAAGACCGACTCGGCCAGCACTGCCGTGCCGGTATCGGTGCTGAAAGTGGCTCCCGAAAACTTTGCCGGCTACCTCGAAGTGCAGGGCCGCGTCGATTTTGACCAGAACTCGACCGTCAGCTCGCGGGCGGCCGGCACGCTTACCAGCGTGCGGGTGCAGCGCGGCGACCAGGTGCATAAGGGCCAGGTGCTGGCGACCGTCGATGCCTCGGTGCTCGACGCCAGCATTGCCGAGCTGCGCACCCGCCTGGATTTGGCGCGCATTGTGTACGAAAAGCAGGCCGGCCTCTGGAAGCAGCAGATTGGCACTGAAATCCAATACCTGCAAGCCAAGAATACCTATGAGGGCCTGCAGCGCAACCTCTCCACCCTCAACCAGCAGCGGGCTATGTACAACGTGGTGGCTCCGTACAGCGGCGTGGTTGATAACGTATTGCCCAAGCTCGGCGAAACGGTAGCGCCCGGCTCGCCGGTGGTGCAGCTCAACAGCGGGCAGGGCGGCAAAGTGCTCGCCGACGTGTCGGAAGCTTACGCCGGCAGCATTAAGGCGGGCGACAAGGCGCTCGTGGCCATGCCCGACCTCGGCAACGAAGAAATTCCGAGCACCGTGCGCACCGTAAGCCGCACTATTTCGGCCACCAGCCGCACCTTCACCGTGGAGCTGCGCCTGCCGGCCGATAAGGCTAACCGCCTGCGGCCCAACATGGTGGCTACCGTGCGCATTCAGAACTATGGCCATGCCAATGCCACCGTGCTGCCCGTTGACCTGGTGCAGCACGACGAAGAGAACGCCTACGTGCTCGTGGTGGCGCGCGAAAAAGGCAAAGCCGTAGCGCAGAAGCGCGTCATCAAAACCGGCCAGACTTACAACGGCAAGCAGGAGATACTCAGCGGCCTGCACACGGGCGATGAGGTGATTTCGGCGGGTTATCAGAACCTGAACGACGGCCAGACGGTGAAAATCAGCTAA
- a CDS encoding efflux RND transporter permease subunit: protein MQDIEKEFGPTSWSINNKTSIYIITLLISIAGIFAYIKLGKEKFPDIVIPRIIVATVYPGTSPTDIENLVTRQLEKEIKSVNGVKKINSTSNQDYCIVDVEFNSGVDVQAAKQLIKDAVDKASTELPNDLPSAPLVKEVNISEQPIMYVNLSGNLPAAQLKKLADDFQDKIEALPEITRVDIVGALEQQVNVDVDLYKLQASQLSFTDIENAIARENITVSGGSIDVGSQKRAVRVAGQYVKAADIADIQIKNLRGSPVRLGDIATVTDGFKDRESFARLDGQPAIALNVVKRQGANLLDASDKIHQLVKESEASMPKGLKITITGDTSNDTRNTLNDLINTIIIGFLLVTLILMFFMGTTNALFVGLSVPLSMFLAFIMLPMFGFSLNMIVLFAFLLALGIVVDDAIVVIENTHRLLHEHPNLSTPQAAKYAAGEVFVPVLAGTLTTVAPFVPLMFWPGIVGSFMFFLPVTLILTLGASLVVAFIMNPVFAVSFMEREEHLDRVQKPQLTRGFLLGMGGLLLVAIGGYLSGSKFLGNLMMSIIVLCFLDKYVFVYLIAGFQRSVLPRFQNGYARLVELAVGGKVWRQVAIVGGLVVLGVLSIMAVGARKPKVDFFPKGDPKFIYTYLRMPVGTRVEVTDSITHIIENRMYKVIGRHNPDVESVITNVAIGAGDPSEATAAGTSQSHLGKVGIAFKELSERKGKATHIYMDDIREAVKGIPGAEVSVDQEASGPPQGKPVAIEVAGDDYPKLAALSKKVERYVDSLKIGGIEDLRSDLEDRNPEIGVTINRTRANREGISTGQIGSEVRTAIYGFEASKFKTPDDEYPIQVRYAKPYRDNVNAIVNAPLTFRDATGAVRQVPISAIADVHYGTTYGGIKRKDTHRLITISSNVLNGFTGPDVVANVQRALKSFPVPPGYTVRMGGAQEDQKETSDFLGVAAIGAIALIFLVLVTQFNSVSKPLIILTEIIFSIIGVMLGLAISGMNISIVMTGVGVIALAGIVVKNGILLVEFTDMLRAQGMSLHDALVTAGRTRLNPVILTATAATLGLIPLAVGLNIDFYELFNSGNPHFFLGGESVVFWGPLAWTIIFGLTFATLITLLVVPVMYLLNEKLRAKITGRDVNNQPPAAVLSPEEVEAATPPVLA from the coding sequence ATGCAAGACATTGAAAAAGAGTTTGGGCCCACAAGCTGGTCGATAAACAACAAGACCAGTATATATATTATCACGCTATTGATTTCGATAGCGGGTATCTTTGCCTACATCAAGCTGGGCAAGGAGAAGTTTCCGGATATCGTTATCCCGCGCATTATCGTGGCCACGGTGTACCCCGGTACGTCGCCCACCGACATTGAGAACCTGGTGACGCGCCAGCTTGAGAAAGAAATCAAGAGCGTGAACGGGGTGAAGAAAATCAACTCCACCTCCAACCAGGACTATTGCATTGTCGATGTGGAGTTTAACTCCGGCGTTGATGTGCAGGCGGCCAAGCAGCTCATCAAGGATGCCGTGGACAAGGCCAGCACCGAGCTGCCCAACGACCTGCCCAGCGCCCCGCTGGTGAAGGAAGTCAACATCTCGGAGCAGCCGATTATGTACGTCAACCTGAGCGGCAACCTGCCCGCTGCCCAGCTCAAAAAGCTCGCCGACGACTTTCAGGATAAGATTGAGGCGCTGCCCGAAATTACCCGCGTCGATATAGTAGGCGCGCTGGAGCAGCAGGTAAACGTAGATGTGGACCTCTATAAGCTGCAAGCGTCGCAGCTCAGCTTTACCGATATTGAGAATGCCATTGCCCGCGAGAACATTACCGTTTCGGGGGGCTCTATCGACGTGGGCTCGCAGAAGCGCGCCGTGCGCGTGGCCGGCCAGTATGTGAAGGCCGCCGATATCGCTGATATTCAGATTAAGAACCTGCGCGGCTCACCGGTGCGGCTTGGCGACATTGCCACCGTGACCGATGGCTTTAAAGACCGCGAGAGCTTTGCCCGCCTCGACGGCCAGCCTGCCATTGCCCTGAACGTGGTGAAGCGCCAGGGCGCAAACCTGCTCGACGCCTCCGACAAGATTCACCAGCTGGTGAAAGAATCGGAAGCCAGCATGCCGAAAGGCCTGAAAATCACGATTACCGGTGATACGTCGAACGACACGCGCAACACGCTTAATGACCTGATTAACACCATCATTATCGGCTTTTTGCTGGTAACCCTGATTCTGATGTTTTTCATGGGCACTACCAACGCCTTGTTTGTGGGCTTGTCGGTGCCGCTGTCGATGTTCCTGGCCTTTATTATGCTGCCCATGTTTGGCTTCTCGCTGAACATGATTGTGCTCTTCGCCTTTTTGCTGGCGCTGGGCATCGTGGTCGACGACGCCATTGTGGTAATCGAAAACACCCACCGCCTGCTGCACGAGCACCCCAACCTGAGCACCCCGCAGGCCGCCAAGTATGCAGCCGGAGAAGTATTTGTGCCAGTACTGGCCGGCACGCTCACCACCGTGGCCCCGTTTGTGCCGCTGATGTTCTGGCCCGGTATTGTGGGCTCGTTCATGTTCTTTCTGCCGGTTACGCTCATTCTTACCCTGGGCGCGTCGCTGGTAGTAGCCTTCATCATGAACCCGGTGTTTGCCGTGAGCTTCATGGAGCGCGAAGAGCACCTCGACCGGGTGCAGAAGCCGCAGCTTACGCGCGGGTTTCTGCTGGGAATGGGCGGCTTGCTGCTGGTGGCCATCGGCGGCTACCTGTCGGGCTCGAAGTTTCTGGGCAACCTGATGATGAGCATTATCGTGCTTTGCTTCCTCGATAAGTATGTGTTTGTGTACCTGATAGCCGGCTTCCAGCGCAGCGTGCTGCCGCGCTTCCAGAACGGCTATGCCCGCCTGGTAGAGCTGGCCGTGGGCGGCAAGGTGTGGCGGCAGGTTGCCATCGTGGGCGGCCTGGTAGTGCTGGGCGTACTCAGCATTATGGCCGTGGGTGCGCGCAAGCCCAAGGTAGACTTTTTCCCCAAAGGCGACCCCAAGTTTATCTATACCTACTTGCGGATGCCCGTGGGCACCCGCGTAGAAGTGACGGACTCGATTACCCATATCATCGAAAACCGGATGTATAAGGTGATTGGCCGCCACAACCCCGACGTGGAATCGGTGATTACCAACGTGGCCATCGGCGCGGGCGACCCCAGCGAGGCGACGGCAGCCGGCACCTCGCAGTCGCACCTGGGCAAAGTAGGCATCGCGTTTAAGGAGTTGAGCGAGCGCAAGGGCAAAGCCACCCACATCTACATGGATGATATTCGCGAAGCCGTGAAAGGCATTCCGGGTGCCGAAGTTTCGGTTGACCAGGAGGCCAGCGGGCCGCCCCAGGGCAAGCCGGTGGCTATTGAGGTAGCCGGCGACGACTATCCCAAGCTGGCCGCGCTCTCGAAGAAAGTGGAGCGCTATGTGGACTCGCTCAAAATCGGGGGCATCGAAGACCTGCGCTCCGACCTCGAAGACCGCAACCCCGAAATCGGCGTTACCATTAACCGTACCCGTGCCAACCGTGAGGGTATCAGCACCGGCCAGATTGGCTCGGAGGTGCGCACCGCCATCTACGGCTTCGAGGCCAGCAAATTCAAGACGCCGGACGATGAGTATCCCATTCAGGTGCGCTACGCCAAGCCGTACCGCGACAACGTGAATGCCATTGTGAATGCCCCGCTCACGTTTCGTGATGCTACCGGCGCGGTGCGCCAAGTGCCTATCTCGGCCATCGCCGATGTGCACTACGGCACCACCTACGGCGGCATTAAGCGCAAAGACACCCACCGCCTTATCACCATCAGCTCCAACGTGCTCAACGGCTTCACCGGACCCGATGTGGTAGCCAATGTGCAGCGCGCCCTCAAAAGCTTCCCTGTGCCGCCCGGCTACACCGTGCGCATGGGTGGGGCGCAGGAAGACCAGAAGGAAACCAGCGACTTCCTGGGCGTAGCGGCCATCGGGGCCATTGCACTCATCTTTCTGGTGCTGGTTACGCAGTTCAACTCCGTGAGCAAGCCGCTTATTATTCTCACCGAAATCATCTTCTCGATTATCGGTGTGATGCTAGGCCTGGCTATCTCGGGCATGAATATCTCCATTGTGATGACGGGTGTCGGCGTTATCGCGCTGGCTGGTATCGTGGTGAAAAACGGTATCCTGCTCGTCGAGTTTACCGACATGCTCCGCGCTCAGGGCATGAGCCTGCACGATGCGCTCGTCACGGCCGGCCGCACCCGCCTCAACCCGGTTATCCTGACGGCTACGGCGGCTACGCTGGGTCTTATTCCGCTGGCCGTGGGGTTGAATATAGACTTTTATGAATTATTCAACTCGGGCAACCCGCACTTCTTCCTGGGCGGTGAATCAGTCGTGTTCTGGGGCCCGCTGGCCTGGACAATAATTTTCGGGTTAACGTTTGCAACCCTTATCACGCTGTTGGTAGTCCCGGTCATGTATCTTCTTAACGAGAAGCTACGGGCCAAAATCACCGGCCGCGACGTGAACAACCAGCCGCCCGCTGCCGTGCTGAGCCCCGAGGAAGTAGAAGCGGCTACGCCCCCGGTACTGGCCTAA
- a CDS encoding acyl carrier protein translates to MFTAISATVPSKSIEQQVLRIISKRKAIKAVRLRRTASLSRDLSFDTVDVVDIIVELERNFHILVPDEVPFYTVGDFVRYVTAHAA, encoded by the coding sequence ATGTTTACCGCGATTTCAGCTACCGTTCCCTCTAAAAGCATTGAGCAGCAAGTGCTGCGTATTATCAGTAAGCGCAAGGCTATCAAGGCTGTACGCCTGCGCCGCACCGCCAGCCTGAGTCGCGACCTGAGCTTTGATACCGTCGATGTAGTAGATATTATCGTGGAGCTGGAGCGCAACTTCCATATTCTAGTGCCCGACGAAGTGCCTTTTTATACCGTTGGCGACTTTGTGCGCTATGTAACGGCCCACGCCGCGTAG
- a CDS encoding YkvA family protein translates to MATSNTPPPSGSDIAASVIFKKFLAAAEGYIKQPTRLKKLLLDAFNKAREKKEIGTLAHEAWETIQSLFRLIKLSAAGEYTGVPTTTVVAAVAVLIYFLSPIDLIPDFIPVVGLLDDMALIAWFSTSIKHELDKFHEWEAAKAATVVADDELFKSRRAGSAYRTATEPWETRSAASTNQSAKNAGTLALPDGPAGTGQSATDAGLGSPSSSTTRPVHDAGADVGSDNRPGIDAIANTTDSSRDGNDGRIETGGNVR, encoded by the coding sequence ATGGCTACTTCTAACACGCCTCCGCCCTCCGGCAGTGATATCGCTGCCTCCGTCATCTTTAAGAAATTTCTGGCTGCCGCCGAAGGCTACATCAAGCAGCCTACGCGCCTGAAGAAGCTGCTGCTCGACGCCTTTAACAAAGCCCGCGAGAAAAAGGAAATTGGTACGCTGGCCCACGAGGCCTGGGAAACCATCCAGAGCTTGTTTCGCCTCATCAAGCTGAGTGCCGCCGGTGAGTACACGGGTGTGCCTACTACTACGGTAGTGGCTGCCGTGGCGGTGCTCATCTATTTTCTATCGCCGATTGACCTGATTCCGGATTTTATTCCGGTGGTGGGCCTGCTCGATGATATGGCGCTGATAGCCTGGTTTTCCACTTCCATTAAGCACGAGCTGGATAAGTTTCACGAATGGGAGGCTGCCAAGGCGGCTACTGTAGTGGCCGACGACGAACTGTTTAAAAGCCGTAGGGCCGGCTCGGCTTACCGGACAGCCACCGAGCCCTGGGAAACCCGCAGCGCCGCCTCAACCAATCAATCGGCCAAAAACGCCGGTACCCTGGCCCTGCCCGATGGGCCGGCTGGTACCGGGCAGTCGGCTACCGATGCCGGGCTGGGCTCGCCTTCCAGCTCCACTACCCGCCCGGTGCACGATGCCGGGGCCGATGTGGGCAGCGACAATCGCCCTGGTATTGATGCCATAGCCAACACAACCGATAGCAGCCGCGACGGCAACGATGGCCGCATCGAAACGGGTGGCAACGTGCGCTAA
- a CDS encoding C40 family peptidase yields the protein MPDAPASAGASAPAVAEASLLSGLLGSDGSATKPATDESGAVRASRDSLAYGYYNQTLGVHLAHTENKTLLQTVTDWLGTPYSYGSNSRRGTDCSGFVTQVFKKVYGITLQRSSRSMFSTVKRVAKTDMKAGDLVFFRHGHGAIYHVGIYLKDGRFAHSACNGGVMVSSLNQPYYHHNFYAAGRVAGTEAAPAPTTPADVIEMLAAAEHARPE from the coding sequence ATGCCCGATGCCCCGGCTTCGGCTGGCGCTTCAGCTCCGGCAGTCGCCGAGGCCTCTTTGCTTTCGGGCCTGCTCGGCTCCGATGGCTCGGCCACCAAGCCGGCTACCGACGAATCGGGCGCCGTTAGGGCCTCGCGCGACTCGCTGGCCTACGGCTACTACAACCAGACGCTGGGCGTACACCTGGCTCACACCGAAAATAAAACGCTGCTGCAAACCGTAACCGACTGGCTCGGCACGCCTTACAGCTACGGCTCCAACTCGCGCCGGGGTACCGACTGCTCGGGCTTCGTGACGCAAGTATTCAAAAAAGTATATGGTATCACCCTGCAGCGCAGCTCGCGCTCCATGTTCTCGACGGTGAAGCGGGTGGCCAAAACTGATATGAAAGCCGGTGACCTCGTGTTTTTCCGTCACGGCCACGGGGCTATCTACCACGTAGGTATCTACCTGAAAGACGGGCGCTTTGCCCACTCGGCCTGCAATGGTGGCGTGATGGTAAGCTCGCTCAATCAGCCCTACTACCACCACAACTTCTACGCGGCCGGCCGCGTGGCTGGCACGGAGGCTGCCCCGGCGCCCACCACCCCGGCCGACGTGATAGAAATGCTGGCTGCCGCCGAGCACGCCCGCCCCGAGTAA
- a CDS encoding DUF4157 domain-containing protein has product MSKLNTFVNSPLARIARLVLGRAPRVAMVLGQTVHLSGATREEFLADPEWVAHEEVHLRQVRELGTVRFLWLYLVESARVGYYQNKFEVEAREGARRFVEGATSPTAQPHRP; this is encoded by the coding sequence ATGAGTAAGCTCAACACTTTTGTCAATTCTCCCCTGGCCCGTATTGCCCGGCTGGTACTGGGGCGTGCTCCCCGCGTGGCCATGGTGCTGGGCCAGACCGTGCACCTGAGCGGGGCCACCCGCGAAGAGTTTCTGGCCGACCCTGAGTGGGTAGCGCACGAGGAAGTACACCTGCGCCAGGTGCGCGAGCTGGGCACCGTCCGCTTTCTGTGGCTCTATCTCGTAGAGTCGGCGCGAGTAGGCTACTACCAGAATAAGTTTGAGGTAGAAGCGCGGGAGGGTGCCCGACGCTTCGTTGAAGGAGCTACCAGCCCGACAGCGCAACCACATCGGCCCTGA
- a CDS encoding lysophospholipid acyltransferase family protein gives MLFYTLMKPLVRVGLRVFFRRLEVRHRERLRQPGPLMLCSNHPNTLMDPLVTAVHRRQPIAFLAKSTFFKNPFLGAIMRSGNCIPIFRRQDAETGAEALSAAQLAASNEASFGRCYDYLERGGTVMIFPEGTSVSERRLRPLKTGAARIALGTEARHDFRLGLKIVCVGTNYFDPSRFRSDVFLNVAPPIEVSDYAARYRQDPDAAADEMTEEIRRRLTRRLVISRAAEDEQLAQQVERTFGDHLNPDDDPTTLYDNFQLSRTLLDALAWFEQHDAGRLAALRTALSEYLANLQHQRLDDDDFDQSQRPGTGLADYLYLIAGFPVWLYGLLTNYLPYKLPAEIAHRATRETEFIAGIMLGVGMLTFPLAYALEAAAVQHWLTHDWRLTLLFVSSLPIAGFYALGYWQTLSARLRRLRVRRLPGATRSLLQAQRTTVLRLLDEAREAYAQRPVTR, from the coding sequence ATGCTCTTTTATACCCTCATGAAACCCCTGGTGCGCGTGGGGTTGCGCGTGTTTTTTCGCCGGCTTGAGGTGCGCCACCGGGAGCGCCTGCGCCAACCCGGCCCGCTCATGCTGTGTAGCAACCACCCCAATACCCTGATGGACCCGCTCGTGACGGCCGTGCACCGCCGCCAGCCCATCGCGTTTCTGGCCAAGAGCACCTTCTTCAAAAACCCCTTCCTCGGGGCTATTATGCGCTCGGGCAACTGCATTCCCATCTTCCGGCGGCAGGATGCCGAAACCGGCGCCGAGGCCCTGAGCGCCGCGCAGCTGGCGGCCAGCAACGAGGCCAGCTTTGGGCGCTGCTACGACTACCTAGAGCGCGGCGGCACGGTCATGATTTTTCCGGAAGGCACCAGCGTGAGCGAGCGCCGGCTGCGGCCCCTCAAAACCGGCGCGGCCCGCATCGCGCTGGGCACGGAGGCCCGGCACGATTTCCGACTGGGCCTGAAAATTGTGTGCGTGGGCACCAACTACTTCGACCCCAGCCGCTTTCGCTCCGATGTATTCTTGAACGTGGCCCCGCCGATTGAGGTGAGCGACTACGCGGCCCGCTACCGGCAAGACCCCGACGCGGCGGCCGATGAGATGACCGAGGAGATTCGCCGCCGGCTTACGCGCCGGCTCGTTATCAGCCGCGCGGCCGAGGACGAGCAGCTGGCCCAGCAGGTGGAGCGCACCTTCGGCGACCACCTCAACCCCGACGACGACCCCACCACGCTCTACGATAATTTTCAGCTCAGCCGCACCCTGCTCGATGCGCTGGCCTGGTTTGAGCAGCACGACGCGGGCCGCCTGGCGGCCCTGCGCACCGCCCTCAGCGAGTACCTGGCCAACTTGCAGCACCAGCGCCTCGACGATGATGACTTCGACCAAAGCCAGCGCCCCGGCACCGGGCTGGCCGACTACCTGTACCTGATAGCTGGCTTTCCGGTGTGGCTCTATGGGCTGCTTACCAATTATCTGCCCTATAAGCTGCCGGCTGAAATAGCCCACCGCGCCACCCGCGAAACGGAGTTTATCGCGGGTATTATGCTGGGCGTGGGTATGCTCACCTTTCCGCTGGCTTATGCGCTGGAAGCGGCCGCCGTGCAGCACTGGCTTACGCACGACTGGCGTCTTACCCTGCTATTTGTGAGCAGCTTACCCATCGCGGGCTTTTACGCGCTGGGCTATTGGCAAACCCTGAGCGCCCGGCTTCGCCGCCTGCGCGTGCGCCGCCTGCCGGGCGCTACCCGCAGCCTGCTGCAAGCGCAGCGCACGACGGTACTACGCCTGCTCGACGAAGCCCGCGAAGCTTACGCACAACGCCCGGTCACGAGGTAG
- a CDS encoding FAD-dependent oxidoreductase — protein MKKPIILTVDDDAQVLAAITRDLRQEFRKDYRILSVSSGPEALTTLTELRARAEPLALVLADQRMPEVEGVEVLTRARELFPEAKRVLLTAYADTTAAIKAINSAQLDYYLLKPWDPPEQLLYPTLHDLLASWQASYQPAFAGLRLIGFQWSPLSHELKDFLSGYMVGYQWLDFEQSAEAKVLLKANGFEAEDLPVVICPDGKAVAKPNKLDLARHLGLLVDAKQELYDVVVIGAGPAGLAAAVYGASEGLKTLIIERQTPGGQAGSSSRIENYLGFPTGVSGAELAHRAWTQATRLGAEFMAPQEVKSLCVQDGYKVLTMSDDTEVKARAVVLTTGVSYRILNVPGLDRLSGAGVYYGAARTEARSCSAQPVYIIGGGNSAGQAAMYLSTYASRVFIVIRGESLAASMSAYLIEQISQTPNIEILPRTQVREACGEQALDAVVIEQEGHQPEKRPARALFVFIGAKPSTEWICQLALCDPKGYLLTGRDLVADPRYKTAWKKDREPYLLETCVPGLFAAGDGRAGAMARVASAVGEGSMAIKFVHQYLDE, from the coding sequence ATGAAAAAGCCGATTATTCTGACTGTTGACGACGACGCGCAGGTGCTGGCAGCCATCACCCGCGATTTGCGCCAGGAGTTTCGCAAAGACTACCGTATTCTGAGCGTCAGCTCGGGTCCCGAAGCCCTGACGACTCTTACCGAGCTACGCGCCCGCGCCGAGCCGCTGGCCTTGGTGCTGGCCGACCAGCGCATGCCCGAGGTGGAGGGCGTGGAGGTGCTGACCCGCGCCCGCGAGCTGTTTCCGGAAGCTAAGCGGGTGTTGCTCACAGCCTATGCCGATACAACAGCGGCCATTAAAGCTATCAACTCGGCGCAGCTCGACTATTATCTGCTCAAGCCCTGGGACCCGCCCGAGCAGCTGCTCTACCCTACGCTGCACGATTTGCTGGCCAGCTGGCAGGCCTCGTACCAGCCGGCCTTCGCGGGCCTGCGGCTGATTGGCTTTCAGTGGTCGCCGCTCTCGCACGAGCTGAAAGATTTCCTGAGCGGCTACATGGTGGGCTACCAGTGGCTTGACTTTGAGCAAAGTGCCGAGGCCAAGGTATTGCTCAAAGCCAATGGGTTTGAAGCGGAAGACCTGCCGGTTGTTATCTGCCCTGATGGCAAGGCCGTCGCCAAGCCCAACAAGCTCGACCTGGCCCGGCATCTGGGCCTGCTCGTCGATGCCAAGCAGGAGCTGTACGATGTGGTGGTTATCGGGGCGGGGCCGGCCGGGCTGGCCGCCGCCGTATACGGGGCCTCGGAGGGGTTAAAAACGCTCATCATCGAGCGCCAGACGCCGGGCGGGCAGGCCGGCTCGTCGTCGCGCATCGAAAACTACCTGGGTTTTCCTACCGGCGTGAGCGGGGCCGAGCTGGCTCACCGTGCCTGGACCCAGGCCACCCGCCTCGGGGCCGAGTTTATGGCGCCGCAGGAAGTGAAAAGCCTCTGCGTGCAGGATGGCTACAAAGTGCTGACCATGAGCGACGATACGGAGGTAAAAGCCCGCGCTGTAGTACTCACCACGGGCGTCAGCTACCGCATTCTTAATGTGCCGGGGCTCGACCGCCTCAGCGGAGCCGGCGTGTACTACGGGGCCGCCCGCACCGAGGCCCGCAGCTGTAGCGCCCAGCCAGTGTACATCATTGGCGGGGGCAACTCGGCGGGGCAGGCAGCTATGTACCTCTCTACCTATGCCTCGCGGGTATTTATTGTTATTCGGGGCGAAAGCCTGGCCGCCAGCATGTCGGCCTATCTTATTGAGCAGATTAGTCAGACGCCCAACATCGAGATTCTGCCGCGTACCCAGGTGCGCGAAGCCTGCGGCGAGCAGGCCCTCGACGCCGTAGTTATTGAGCAGGAAGGCCACCAGCCCGAAAAGCGTCCCGCCCGGGCACTCTTCGTATTCATCGGGGCCAAGCCCAGCACCGAATGGATATGCCAGCTGGCCCTGTGCGACCCGAAAGGCTACCTGCTCACCGGCCGCGACCTGGTAGCCGACCCGCGCTACAAAACGGCCTGGAAAAAAGACCGCGAGCCTTATTTACTGGAAACCTGCGTGCCGGGCTTGTTCGCGGCCGGCGATGGCCGCGCCGGGGCCATGGCCCGCGTAGCTTCGGCCGTAGGCGAAGGCAGTATGGCCATCAAATTTGTGCACCAGTACCTGGATGAATAA